Within the Malus sylvestris chromosome 4, drMalSylv7.2, whole genome shotgun sequence genome, the region CACGGCAATAATGACCCTGGGATAGGAAAGTTTCCCTCGTCCTGAAGACCAACCGAGCCAGCCTTCGCTATAAACTACTTGTCCCCTAAACATGTGGAAGGGAAGAAGTCTTACTTTCCGGTTACTCGTAACGATGCTCCTTGCTTGAAATATGGGGAAGATGGATGCAAATCTTGCAATGTGACCAATGCCCCCGATGTTATCTCAGATGATGCCATCGACTAAACTGTCTAGCTTCAGAAAAGCATCCAAATCTCTACTGCAATTTGACTAGTGAATAAAATCAATTACCAAAAATTACTAATGCAAGCATTTGAAAAATAAGTTGGACCTTTTAGCAATTTTAACAACCTATCAAAAGAAGTAAACTttggaaaattaagaaaaacaatGGGGTTAAAAGAGCAGAAAGCATATATTTGCACTTCAAAGTTCAAAGTTCGAAGTTCGAACCCACCACCCATTCAAAATTTACCCAATGTCTCAAATAGGCTCTAATGttatttttttagagaaaaatCATGAGGGTAAGAACAATTTAGCAGAAAACCCATCCCCCAGATTCACAATTCAAACTAAATGCAGATAAAAGATGACATCTTTCTCCTTCAATCCATTCACCCAATTCAAATCAGCATAAAATCCAGTTACAAAATGATACATATCAACAAATCAACCATACCCAGTacccatattaaaaaaaataaattcaaactTTAAGAAAATAGCAAGGGGGGATGCTTACCTCGCCTTCTGTGTGAGgaggtgaagaaggaagagagggaaagagatgATCATTCGAATACTGGAAGTCTGGAAGCATCAGCAAAGATTCAAACTTTAACAGCAGCAGGCCTACAGCCTACCTCATCTATTTTATCCGGGCTTTTACGAAATCGAATCAGTCGGTTTCGTTGGGCCTTTCTGAAGGAAAGTTATGCTTTCATTTGGGTTGGAATAACACCATGCCCAAGTCAGTCCAAACTTGTTTGGACtaaattcaagtttttttttccaaaagaataTAATCTCCGCATTAATATTTTTCAACCTCTCCACACGCTATTATCTCTTATGCACTAAAGTTAGTCTTGTGAAATGCGTTCTATTTATCGTGAAAATAATTTTGCTGATGATTTGGCTCTTTAGGTTTGTCTTGCAGTTTGGGTCCAGTCATTTTTTAGCAAGCTCTTTCTTCATACAATTTGAATGAAGTGAGGATGAGTGACCACATAACCATGGTGACATAGGATTTGATGATAACACCACCTATTGTGTATATTTTGCTAAAATGGTACTTCATATCCTTAAAACCAAATACTTGAGAATTGGTATGAAGAAAAGATATAAAATTTGCTACATTCCAAATGAACAAGTGTTGTTTAGTTAGAAAGTCAAAGATTGAGAGGAAAAGTGTCTCGCATACGACTGTTGACAAATAGCTAATCTTACCTAATCGTCTTtataaaatatacatatatatatatatatatatatatatatatatatacatacatatatatatataaaagactGAGAAGCAATGGAAGAGAAAAGGAATTAAGCCCCCGAGTGCCACAACCTCTGCCCACCCGAAGTGGTTTGGAGAGCGGGTGGTGTCCAAATGCCCATGACTATTGGGGAGGAGCTTAACTTTCTCTTTATCTTCCTCTTGAGGTGGTTGACAgctgaggaagaaagaagaagaagttaaGGCATTTTGTGACTTTTGATGTAAACCAATCAATATCAAGGCACTAACCCATGCACGCCCGTGCCCCTAGTATGATATCACCACTTACTATTAATTCTTGAGTGACACTTCATCGATTTTTCAATGCTATACTCATGATAACGACATATTTTTTGGTATAATCGCCACACTACTAAAATGAAGATAAAATTTTCAATAAGACTGCTTGATTGTACTAGTTCTCATACTGAATAGGACTAGCTACCTTGGTGTGGGGTTATGACCCTAATATTTTTATTCATGTGACTTTATACAAGGTTTTCTCATACGACGACCTATCCACTTATGTTGTAAATATACAAAGGGGGCGTTGAGGGGAAGCGAAAGGTACAGTCGCACAGGGCCCTAAATTTGAAGGGACCCCTAAAATTTTTATCACCtgatatttatatgtaataatgttctatgtttaaaaattatttttgttagcactttaaaatctcATCTTGCATTCCTTAtaacatttaattttttttcctttctaaataaaaaaaatttggagtaCAATGAGATACTTTTAATGGCAATAATAATACCTTaaaaaagggttttttttttcaatttattatataataatgttatatattcaagcgaaactttaaagttagagtttttgaagtttttttttcttgtttggttatttaagattgaactgcttttgattatttagtgaacgttatgtttgtagttttatttatttattattaatgacATTTTTAAACTTACAATTAGTGAGTGCTACACTTATTTTGATTTAAGTGATTACTTTCTAGTGTCAATACATTGTCctacccttaaaaaaaaaaaaactatcttAAATAGGGACCCTTTTATTAATTTCGCACAGGACCCAAAAAATCTCAGAGACGGTCTTGTAAATATAGAACATGTATAGGTCTATGTGTCCGTCCAGACGTATTTCTATGCAAGAGTAAACAATACCAAATACAATACGTGACCATCAAATGTTAATAATATTAGGGGTCCGTCCTGGTATTAGTTCTTTGTCCTAAATGCTCCTACCAAAAAGCCACCACCCATTAATTGCTGAACAAAAAGTGTAGCTGTATAGATCATCTTCTTCTCCCCGCAACCATCTCTCAGAATTCACAGATTCAAACTCTCTGTCAGAAATGGAAAACAACACCAACATAAATTTAACTCCTTTTTAAGCAGTTTCTGATGCCAAGAGATTCCAACTTTGAACACGCTCGTTCTGCATGGGAATTTCAAATTTCCGTTATTTGTAACCAACCGTCGGTCAAATTCACAGAGTCTTCGTTTCCGCACTCACGTCTGTGATTCCTCGTTGTCCTACATAAACACGAGTAGAAATCTCTTCTGGGTCGTGTGCAATATCGGGGAGCTATGCCATACGAAACTGAAAAAACGAAGAGTTCAGCGGCAGCGGCGGCGGCAGGGCATGCTATGATGGAGATAGAAGCGGGAAAGCCCTCAGGAAACGGGGTTGTGGCCGGAGGGCTGAGCCATCTGAGTGAGACTCTGTGGAGGGAGAAGACAAGTTTGGAGATTGTGGGAGATGTGTCTGCAAGGCTGACGTGGAAGGATCTGACGGTGATGGTGACTCTGAACAACGGCGAGACGCAGAAGGTGTTGGAGGGTTTGACCGGTTACGCTGAGCCTGGAACTTTCACGGCTCTCATGGGGCCTTCTGGTTCTGGGAAGTCTACTTTGCTTGATGCTCTGTCGAGTCGGTTGGCCGCCAATGCTTTTCTTTCTGGTACTATTCTGCTCAATGGCCGCAAACGGAAGCTCTCTTTTGGCACTGCTGTGAGTAGTAATCTCCGTGTCTCTTAATTTGAATGTTTTTTGTCTACTTGAGTTTGAGTTGTTGCTTTACGTTTGTTTGGGCCCGTTTACGTAGGAAGCACTTCTGCTCATAAGCGCTTTTGCTAAAAGTGCTcttttaaaaaagttaaaaacacctTGAAATTAGTAGATTATGTTTGATCAAGCTAGCTAGGCAGGCTTCTAGATGTGATGTATTCATGATGTTGTTTTTGTGGATGTTGGTGCAAATTTAAACAGGCCTATGTGACCCAAGATGACAATTTGATTGGAACTTTAACGGTGCGAGAGACGATTTCTTATTCGGCAAGGCTAAGGCTGCCGGATAAGATGGCTTGGTCGGAAAAGCGGGCACTGGTTGAGAGCACAATCATAGAGATGGGTCTGCAGGATTGCGCCGACACAGTTATTGGAAATTGGCATTTGCGTGGGATCAGTGggggagagaagagaagggTCAGCATTGCTCTTGAAATCTTGACGAGGCCTAGATTGCTCTTCCTGGATGAGCCAACAAGCGGACTTGATAGGTATATTTGTATGCCTTCATTTAATTGGTTTGAAGTGCTTTCACTTTTGTGTTGTAGGGTTAAATCTTGATGATCATTTGGTTTTTTGTGGCAGTGCTTCGGCGTTTTTCGTGACTCAGACATTGCGTGCCCTGGCACGAGACGGAAGGACTGTCATAGCCTCAATTCACCAGCCTAGTAGTGAAGTCTTTGAACTGTTTGATCAACTGTACTTGCTTTCTAGTGGCAAAACAGTCTATTTTGGTCAGGCGGCAGACGCATATGGGGCACGAACTCTCAGTCTTTGCGTTATGAACATCTATTTGTTGATTTAATGTAAGTGTAACAGAGCTCTTACGAACTCATTGGTCGGTTTTTTCAGTTCTTTGCACAAGCCGGCTTTCCGTGCCCTGCTTTGAGGAACCCATCTGATCATTTTCTTAGATGCATAAACTCCGACTTCGACAAAGTAAAGGCCACACTGAAAGGGTCCATGGAACTCAGGGTACGCATAGTACTTTCTCCTTTCTACTTCTATGTTATgtaactttaaatgttcatacttCGTAGCATTAGTTTCGGTCTTCTGATAAAATTcaaaatgttttgtttgttgttatCAGTTTGAGGCAAGTGATGACCCGTTGGAGAAGATTACCACTGCTGAAGCTATAAGAGTTCTTATTGATTCCTATCGTTCTTCTCAACACTCGTACGCAGCTAGAGAAAAAGTTGAGGAGATATCGAAAGTTGTAAGTGTTCATATAAACCGGGATTTTTAACCAGTTGATCATTAATCTGATTACTCTGACTGACGTTTCTTTTGCCATTTGCTGCAGAAAGGAACCGTGCTAGATTCTGGAGGAAGTCAGGCTAGTTTCTTTATGCAGGCCTTCCAATTGTCCAAGCGTTCGTTTATCAATATGTCGAGGGACTTTGGATACTACTGGCTCAGGCTCGTCATTTACATTGTCGTCACAGTTTGTATCGGAACCATCTATTTGAATGTGGGAACGGGTTACAGTTCGATTCTGGTATGTATTATTTGCAAGGCGGAACCATCTATTTGGAGTCCCAAGTTCATTCATGCACTAATACCTTCTCCTCTTCCATTCTGTGACAGGCACGGGGTTCGTGTGCATCTTTCGTCTTTGGTTTTGTCACGTTCATGTCAATTGGCGGGTTTCCTTCCTTCGTAGAGGATATGAAGGTTTGTTCCCTACACCCTTCTACCGGTTCCCCCCATGCGAAAAGGCCCTAAATATTTACTTGGACAGTAATAGTCTAATTTTTCACCACCTAATTTCTCCAGGTTTTCCAAAGAGAGAGGCTGAATGGCCACTACGGCGTTACTGCATTTGTCATCAGCAACACGCTCTCTGCAATGCCATTCCTGATACTGATTACCTTTCTCGCCGGAACTGTTTGTTACTTCATGGTCCGGCTCCACCCGGGCTTCGAGCATTATCTCTTCTTTGTGTTGTGCCTTTATGCAAGTGTCACCGTCGTTGAGAGCTTGATGATGGCGATAGCCAGCATCGTCCCCAACTTCCTCATGGGCATTATCATAGGGGCTGGAATTCAGGTTTGTAATAATTTCGAAGCACACGACTTAGAAGCTTGTGGAAATCGGCACTCAGTAACACTTTTCCTCTTCTTGAACCATGTTTGATGAACTGTATGGTTTTCTTCACATGTCAGGGTATCTTCATGCTAGTCTCCGGGTACTTCAGGCTCCCGAATGACATCCCAAAACCCGTCTGGCGTTACCCTATGTCATACATCAGCTTCCACTTCTGGGCTTTACAGGTAAAAAATACAACATTTGTTAGATTTTTGGGTCGACGGGCCAAGGGCGCCACTTCAACAACTCTGATATTGTCCCTAAACTTGATAATTACCACCTGCTCTATCGGTCAAATgtggagttttatcacaaaatgcgttagtattagttagagtggggtaataatatttaaactatttctttcttctttcccccACCAAAGTGGGATAGCCGACCTCTGAGTCAAATCCAACAAGAAAACGCATAGGCAATGTGAAGAAGGAGGCAACAAAGTTGTTACTCGACAACATAATATCCGGAAAGCTTAACGGCAATTCGATATCAAACACGAAGACGTCAAAGTCTCCGTAACTGAAACCATCAAATGGCATTTGCTCGTCGTAACGGAAGACCAAAGTGGGTGACGATAGAGCCTCACTGGATGGCGGAGGTACACACCTGCATCCCTTCTCTGCAGCTAGAACCACCACATCGGCAACGAATTTCTCCTCCGTTATAACAACGTTAGGAAAGTTGGTGACTGTGTCAGGACCCGTAAGAAGGATGGCAGCTCTATCGTAAACACTGGAGGAGGACTGAAGTGAGCGAGGATAGAGTCGCCGCCCAGCGAGTCTCTGTCATTGCCCACTTCGGTCCTCCGTTACAACGAGCAAACACCGTTTGATGGTTTCCGTTACAGAGCCGTTGACGCCTTCGTGTTTGATATCGACTTGCCGTTGAGCTTTCAGGATATTATGTTGTCTAGTAACAACTTTGTGCGAGGCGAGCTCGGCAAGTTTGACGTCAACGATTTCTTGACGTCGTATGTTGAATCCAACAGTATAAGTGTAAACTCCAAGTGTGCACGTGGATGTTAGAGGATTATATTGTAATTACTTAGAGGGAATTGTGCTTCAAAAAACTGATGTCTATGAACATGTTTCACCTTCAGGGACAATACCAGAATGACCTGAGCGGCTTATTGTTCGACAACCAGACACCGGACCTTCCTAAGATTCCCGGCGAGTACATCCTGGAAAATGTGTTCCAGATTAACACAGCCAGATCGAAATGGATAGACCTGAGTGTGATCTTGAGCATGATTGTCGTGTACCggatcatcttcttcatcatgaTCAAGTTCAGCGAGGATGTGACGCCGTGGATTCGAGGTTACATGGCGAGGCGAAGAATGCAACAGAAGAATGGAAACCAGAACACAACAGTTGCACCCGATGGCCTCACACAGTCACCTTCTTTGAGGAACCATGCAAGAAGGTAGACTGAAACCTCTGAATACAAATTccacaaaattaaaatacactTGAGGGACTTCGAATTTAGAGATTGTAGTGTATGTTTTGATGCTTGATTTCTAAATATTATGAGTTTTTAACCGGAGGGAGGATGACTGTAGGTTTTATCCTGGTTATCATTTACTTACCTTGAGGGACGCGATCTCGCGTAAGTAAAAGATGTAAAAATacatttagggctggtttggaaGTGATTTTGGAATGTTTAGAGGTGCTTTTAACGATgtcttgaaaaaaattaaaaaaaataaaaataaaagtgacaaattataaaattatttcGACTTGTGTTAAAATTTCCAATGTGCTTCAATGCGCTTATGAgaaagctcatgaacagtgtCTTTTCATAAACATTTTAGAAGAGAAACTTCAAAAGGGTTGCTGCAACAGGGCACTGCCCTCAAAAGGGTGGGATTAGTGGGGTCAGATGAGATCATGAAGCTCTGTTATGTGAGAATTGACAAACAGTACACGTGGTCCGACTGTCCTACACAAGTTTTTCTTGCAATCTAATTTCATTCATCCCATATTCGAAGTATAGTTTTTGTTGATCTAGCATTCTAATTagggttagtggcatgaatttGGTCATTATTGGTATACGAAGCATGGACATGGTGGTATCCCCTTGTATCCCTATGTCGTATTCTCTTGTGGGCATAGATCAACTCTTCTTGTTAATTTGACGTATCCCCGTGTTAATATCTCAATTGATTTTTATGTGGAACTATGTACAATTTCAAGTCAACAGATTGTTCCTACTATTTACACATCAATTTCAGATCAATGGAAAATCATACCTAATGAAATACTTGAGGGGATGTATAAAATTCACTTTCATTGAAAACTGGCCTCAAATCTTCTTGCTGCATAAACTCTAAAGGGAAGGAAACAAGATGCCCCCTTACATGCTTCAGTCTTTCCATCGGATCTGTTTCTTTCGCCTCTCCATCCTTGCCGGACTCCAACAGCTTCTCGGGGGCTATTCCCAAATCGATCGTTGTGTGGCCATGTTTGTCTTTCCATTGAGCCTTGCATTGTCTGAGAGCAGCTCTGCATTTTGATGGCAAAAGTAGAGATTTTAGAGTGCATAGAGCAAATAAGTAAAAGGGCGACCCCAAGCCAACAAAGCTCCTCGCTTTGCAATGGCCGGGGAAGGAACGTATATTGTACGCAGTCTTGTAGTCAATATTGCACTGCTATTGTTAACAAAGAATCGAGATATTGACACTATTGATGGCATAATGCCAGTTCCATAGACAGGCTAAACCTGATCATTACCGTACCTTGAGTGAATAGAATCATTAGGGATGCAAGAAAAGACATCTTCgtaaataattgaattttcctGGAAGACAAAAACATGAGAAAGTTACAGAAACTCAAAAATAATCGatcaaaaccaaaaataaacacAGATTCTAACCACAGATTAGAGAATTGCAAGTTTTACCTTCGCAGTTTCTAACCACAGATTCTTGTATGTTGTGTCTGATACAGGATCACTGATTTGATTTATCTGAAAGATTTGAGATTCACCAAACAATGTTAATATTAACAGAGGAAAATATAAATCAGTAATGAACGATAAATTAGTGAATGTTTCATCGATGTTTCCAACCTCCCCTGCCTGGAGACCAAGGTGCTCGGACCACAGCGAGCACCTGAGACTATACGCAAATTTTCCGGCCTTCCATGGTTGTCCATTCATAGATGATTCAAGAAACTCCTTGTCCTCAAGCACTACACCAATCTGCAATGAATATCACATTGTTCATAGGTCATGTGTTTGAAGGATCTCTTTCTatgtaaatttaaaaaaaactaaacgaTTGTCCAAGTACAACTACGGAAAACAGAGAATCTGACTGCTATTGAAAACTATTGCTTCGTACTAGAGCTGTCGTGGAAGTATGAAGTTGAACAACTCATTTGAGCAAAAAATTCTTAGGGAAGCGGGAGTATTACACAAGTAAAGGAACACTATGTTTTCTTCACAAATATGTCTAGATGTCAAATAAAAATCAACTTCTACGCTCAATGGTCTGCACTGCAGCACACAATAGCGTTTCTGTTACTAGTGAACTTTAGTTGAGGTGAAATAAAAGAACGAACAAAATGCAATGAACGTGCCGCAACACTTGTTTGCTTGACAAAAAAGAGAAATTTACCTCAGAGTCTCTTGATCCGAGCAGACTTCTGTCATTAATATTAGATGATCCAATCAAGGAAATACGATCATCTATTATCATCACTTTGCTGTGTACATAAACCTGATAAATTCATACAACGAATGAAATCCAGCAATCAATTGACAAACGAAAGCACATATCATATGTAACGCAGAAAATTACCTGACTTGTTGCCACAGGGCCACCTTCGAAAAGTCTTCCATATGTCCTCAGACCATAGAAAGAAATGTAATCGTGTGTCTTAGGACCAAGCTTAACTTTGAGCTTATGCAGTATTGAGTGTTTTTCCCAGCTAATGGTACGGTACTGCCAATGCATTATGGCTCTAACGGTAGCTGCACCACCATCGTCCACACCACCCTATTACATGTACCATGAATTAAAACGAAGAGAAAACACTGTTACTGAAAATTCACAGCAAATAAATGGgcaatcaaattaagaaaataaaccaAGAATTGTACCTGAAAGCCGGGTAATAATGGTATGACAACAATAACCCTAAAACACTTTTGTTCTTTGTATGCTAGCACAATACGCCTGTACAACGTTTCCAGGACACGATTCTGTATAATCTCATCCCCTGAAAGACCTGATATGAAAAATTGATTCTGGAAACAAACATCAACCAACATAGCAAAATAATCAGCGCACGAACTGAAAATCAAGACTTTAAACAGCATCTATTCATATTTAAATTACGAGTATTTGTTTGATTCAGATCAAAGAATGATTCATGAAGTGAGGACAGTGGTGCAACCTCAATATAGACAAAATGTTCCGCGTTCTCAATGAGAGAACAATAAGCGCTGTGTATGCTATCTTCAGTTTGGCTAGATCCAGCAGACCACTGGCTCACACTTCTCACAACCTACACATCACATATTCATTAGATAGAACTACATGCCTAGGCCTAGCCAAATCGTGAagtcttcaaaaacaaaattccaGGTATCCAAGAGGCCTCTGTAACCTGACAATGGCATGCAGTACGAGGACCTATTTGTCCGTAATCATCAGCAGCAACAGCATGATCACCTCCCTCTGAACTTTCTGACGATTCATCTGAAGTTGTGGAGCCAGAATGTGTCATGTTGTTTAAATTTGCTTCACTTTTGAGATCCTTAGAATGAAGGTCATCTGTGTAACCTTTCATCTGTGTATCAGGGTCTAGATCATCAGCTGGCTGGTCTAAAAGATTACGATTCAAGTTCACGGCGCTtaacttttggttttcaataggAGCATCCAAACCATCTTCTTGAGGCAAAAGCAATGGAATATTTTGCACTGGTGATAGCGAGGAAAAAGAGTTCTCTCTGCAGATTCCATTCTggttttcttctttgtttttcttctcaaTGTCTATTTCGCTACTTCTTCCCAAGTAGTGGGGGAGAACCATGTGGTGCTGAGGCATAAGTAGCGGAATTGTTTGTTCATTTGGAGCTTTGTTTCTCTAGAAATGGTTCGTCAAGTTAGCAAATTTACTTAATTAAAAAGAGAGAATGTCTCCACAAGACCAGAAATAGCACAAACTCAACCTTAGCATGGTTCCAACGCTGAACAAAGTGCCGAGCAATGTCACGACAGGGCGGTCCCCAAAGAGCACAATGGACATCATGCCATGGCATACGCGGATACTTTTCACGGTCCAATTCATCTTGCATTGCGTCCTCCCAAGAATTTGGTTCGGATTCTCTACCCCCCATTGCAAAAAGGAAAATGAGTATGAGTTgtatatgataatttttttaggaAGAAACTGAGAAATACCTTGGGTTATAATAATCCTTTCCCGGCCATATATGAGGAGGGCAGTCACCCACTTTGTGTTCAACCGTGTCATAGCGGCCAAAGCACAAGTCTAATCCTCCCATGAAGCAAATCTGGTAATCAACAATGACAAGTTTTTCATGATGTGACCTGTACATTTACGTAAATAATTTATGGAGAAAAcaagttaattaaaaaaatgtggataattttaattcaatcttgatatcaagataaaattgaGATGAAATCCGTTCAGAAAGTGCATACCATAAATAAATGCCTGTGGGGAAACGGTCAGGATAGCGCATTACTCTCACATTCTCATGAATGTTAGAAAGCAATCTCTTGCTGTAAGAACTGTTGATTTTTAAGGCAATAGAAACCTCCTTGTAGAGAAGAATGAAAATCTGCATATAAACCAACATTCGAACAGAAAACGTGTCAAATCAACCCACTAAAACAG harbors:
- the LOC126618958 gene encoding phospholipase D zeta 1-like, which codes for MSSEKLLATGFVQSDAVNMIVGSFSFTPIFEELPVATIVSVSRPETGDISPMLLSYTIEFQYKQFKWQLLKKASQVLYLHFALKKRAIIEEFHEKQEQVKEWLHSIGIVDQTAVVQDDDEPDDGAVPLHHDEGVRNRDVPSRAALPILRPALGGQQSISDRGKVAMQGYLNHFLGNMDLVNSREVCKFLEVSKLSFLQEYGPKLKEGYVMVKHLPKITGANSDVKSCAYLCLDCCSNNWQKVWAVLKPGFLALLEDPFDTELLDIIVFNVLPDSKEIGQSKIYLANQIKERNPLRYTFRVACGNQSLRLRTTSNAKVKGWVTAINDAVSRPHEGWCHPHRFGSFAPPRGLADDGSQAQWFVDGEAAFEAIATSIEGAKSEIFITGWWLCPELYLRRPFHSNPSSRLDALLEEKAKQGVQIFILLYKEVSIALKINSSYSKRLLSNIHENVRVMRYPDRFPTGIYLWSHHEKLVIVDYQICFMGGLDLCFGRYDTVEHKVGDCPPHIWPGKDYYNPRESEPNSWEDAMQDELDREKYPRMPWHDVHCALWGPPCRDIARHFVQRWNHAKRNKAPNEQTIPLLMPQHHMVLPHYLGRSSEIDIEKKNKEENQNGICRENSFSSLSPVQNIPLLLPQEDGLDAPIENQKLSAVNLNRNLLDQPADDLDPDTQMKGYTDDLHSKDLKSEANLNNMTHSGSTTSDESSESSEGGDHAVAADDYGQIGPRTACHCQVVRSVSQWSAGSSQTEDSIHSAYCSLIENAEHFVYIENQFFISGLSGDEIIQNRVLETLYRRIVLAYKEQKCFRVIVVIPLLPGFQGGVDDGGAATVRAIMHWQYRTISWEKHSILHKLKVKLGPKTHDYISFYGLRTYGRLFEGGPVATSQVYVHSKVMIIDDRISLIGSSNINDRSLLGSRDSEIGVVLEDKEFLESSMNGQPWKAGKFAYSLRCSLWSEHLGLQAGEINQISDPVSDTTYKNLWLETAKENSIIYEDVFSCIPNDSIHSRAALRQCKAQWKDKHGHTTIDLGIAPEKLLESGKDGEAKETDPMERLKHVRGHLVSFPLEFMQQEDLRPVFNESEFYTSPQVFH
- the LOC126618959 gene encoding ABC transporter G family member 11-like isoform X2; the protein is MMIQVNQKQTTIAPTNIPSGNGVVAGGLSHLSETLWREKTSLEIVGDVSARLTWKDLTVMVTLNNGETQKVLEGLTGYAEPGTFTALMGPSGSGKSTLLDALSSRLAANAFLSGTILLNGRKRKLSFGTAAYVTQDDNLIGTLTVRETISYSARLRLPDKMAWSEKRALVESTIIEMGLQDCADTVIGNWHLRGISGGEKRRVSIALEILTRPRLLFLDEPTSGLDSASAFFVTQTLRALARDGRTVIASIHQPSSEVFELFDQLYLLSSGKTVYFGQAADAYGFFAQAGFPCPALRNPSDHFLRCINSDFDKVKATLKGSMELRFEASDDPLEKITTAEAIRVLIDSYRSSQHSYAAREKVEEISKVKGTVLDSGGSQASFFMQAFQLSKRSFINMSRDFGYYWLRLVIYIVVTVCIGTIYLNVGTGYSSILARGSCASFVFGFVTFMSIGGFPSFVEDMKVFQRERLNGHYGVTAFVISNTLSAMPFLILITFLAGTVCYFMVRLHPGFEHYLFFVLCLYASVTVVESLMMAIASIVPNFLMGIIIGAGIQGIFMLVSGYFRLPNDIPKPVWRYPMSYISFHFWALQGQYQNDLSGLLFDNQTPDLPKIPGEYILENVFQINTARSKWIDLSVILSMIVVYRIIFFIMIKFSEDVTPWIRGYMARRRMQQKNGNQNTTVAPDGLTQSPSLRNHARR
- the LOC126618959 gene encoding ABC transporter G family member 11-like isoform X1, with product MPYETEKTKSSAAAAAAGHAMMEIEAGKPSGNGVVAGGLSHLSETLWREKTSLEIVGDVSARLTWKDLTVMVTLNNGETQKVLEGLTGYAEPGTFTALMGPSGSGKSTLLDALSSRLAANAFLSGTILLNGRKRKLSFGTAAYVTQDDNLIGTLTVRETISYSARLRLPDKMAWSEKRALVESTIIEMGLQDCADTVIGNWHLRGISGGEKRRVSIALEILTRPRLLFLDEPTSGLDSASAFFVTQTLRALARDGRTVIASIHQPSSEVFELFDQLYLLSSGKTVYFGQAADAYGFFAQAGFPCPALRNPSDHFLRCINSDFDKVKATLKGSMELRFEASDDPLEKITTAEAIRVLIDSYRSSQHSYAAREKVEEISKVKGTVLDSGGSQASFFMQAFQLSKRSFINMSRDFGYYWLRLVIYIVVTVCIGTIYLNVGTGYSSILARGSCASFVFGFVTFMSIGGFPSFVEDMKVFQRERLNGHYGVTAFVISNTLSAMPFLILITFLAGTVCYFMVRLHPGFEHYLFFVLCLYASVTVVESLMMAIASIVPNFLMGIIIGAGIQGIFMLVSGYFRLPNDIPKPVWRYPMSYISFHFWALQGQYQNDLSGLLFDNQTPDLPKIPGEYILENVFQINTARSKWIDLSVILSMIVVYRIIFFIMIKFSEDVTPWIRGYMARRRMQQKNGNQNTTVAPDGLTQSPSLRNHARR